In a single window of the Nicotiana tomentosiformis chromosome 10, ASM39032v3, whole genome shotgun sequence genome:
- the LOC104113150 gene encoding serine/threonine-protein kinase 1: MEFRPSSWRSRKPPPPAKQSDIYSTVVIHDNDRKTEEKVDNSSDLYATMVCKDVDVVIDDLNDDESLPPLLKRLPKDFGGGADDDVASISGTMIVKTDRSSKFTAPKQHQPQQHTARYMSYWDRDEKSPRRARYEDDEDEEGKFSTFVVKDNDEFDSGTMVRRTVKSEGVGSTMSRAVASMQAVGEIGGIGRQRNRAASEEEGSGGGTTLRPQRSKVSSSSIPDSVTKEDPSTKYELLHELGKGSYGAVYKARDLRTSEMVAIKVISLSEGEEGYEEIRGEIEMLQQCSHPNVVRYLGSYQGEEYLWIVMEYCGGGSVADLMNVTDEALEEYQIAFICREALKGLSYLHSIFKVHRDIKGGNILLTDQGEVKLGDFGVAAQLTRTMSKRNTFIGTPHWMAPEVIQESRYDGKVDVWALGVSAIEMAEGLPPRATVHPMRVLFMISIEPAPMLEDKEKWSLVFHDFVAKCLTKDPRLRPTASEMLKHKFIEKSKAGASVMMPKIEKAKQVRASMALEAEKIASETPSQRDDVMGGPKVNDEFGDTVPSKPKNDDAPSTSLEPVGEGDFGTMIVRDGTDVDKTASHIRNTEASSTLQRAGSPSIPTVAGKSNVPWLLNDVDVSSPVGMSQLQNMQVSSPGTFPSPDPGLKGSTTSQATVSSGGYNTGTLKSETVSRKALDKLWSIYSAGNTVPIPFLRATDISPIALLSDDVLGDWQRDNSGKIAVEAMQELFSGDSQSKKGRSRQNEVPLPPSVYQRLTSSPTLMNLTQALAYHKMCYEEMPLQEMQASQEQQTIQNLCDTLRTILRL, from the exons atggaatttcgtccgTCGTCGTGGCGATCTCGGAAACCGCCGCCGCCGGCGAAACAATCCGACATTTACTCCACCGTCGTCATCCACGACAATGACCGGAAAACTGAGGAAAAAGTAGACAATTCATCAGACCTCTACGCCACTATGGTTTGCAAAGACGTCGACGTTGTAATAGATGACCTAAACGATGACGAATCACTCCCTCCTTTACTCAAACGCCTCCCTAAGGACTTCGGCGGCGGCGCCGACGATGACGTGGCATCAATCTCCGGCACGATGATTGTGAAAACCGATCGAAGTTCAAAATTCACCGCTCCTAAACAACATCAACCGCAGCAGCACACTGCTCGTTACATGTCGTATTGGGATCGAGATGAAAAAAGTCCTAGGAGAGCGAGATATGAGGATGATGAGGATGAGGAAGGTAAATTTTCGACGTTTGTAGTGAAGGATAATGATGAGTTCGATTCGGGGACGATGGTGAGGAGAACAGTTAAAAGTGAAGGTGTGGGATCAACTATGAGTAGAGCAGTGGCTAGTATGCAAGCAGTAGGTGAGATTGGAGGAATTGGGAGACAAAGGAACCGTGCTGCATCTGAGGAGGAAGGGAGTGGTGGTGGTACTACATTGAGGCCACAGAGGAGTAAGGTGTCCTCGAGTTCAATACCGGATAGCGTGACTAAGGAAGATCCTTCAACTAAGTATGAATTGCTCCACGAGCTTG GGAAGGGTTCATATGGGGCTGTCTATAAAGCTCGAGACTTGAGGACATCAGAGATGGTTGCCATCAAAGTCATATCATTATCTGAAGGG GAGGAAGGCTATGAAGAAATTCGAGGTGAAATTGAGATGTTGCAGCAGTGCAGTCATCCAAATGTTGTCCGCTATCTTGGTAGCTACCAAGGAGAAGAGTACCTTTGG ATAGTAATGGAATATTGTGGAGGTGGAAGTGTTGCTGACTTAATGAATGTCACAGATGAGGCTTTAGAGGAGTATCAAATAGCATTTATTTGTCGAGAGGCATTGAAG GGCCTCTCCTATCTGCACTCTATTTTTAAAGTGCACAGAGATATTAAAGGTGGCAATATCTTGCTGACTGATCAAGGAGAGGTTAAGTTAG GTGATTTTGGTGTTGCTGCGCAGCTGACTAGAACCATGTCGAAACGTAACACG TTCATTGGCACTCCCCATTGGATGGCACCAGAAGTTATTCAAGAAAGTCGTTATGATGGAAAG GTAGATGTATGGGCTCTCGGAGTGTCTGCTATTGAAATGGCCGAG gGTCTTCCTCCGAGGGCAACAGTGCATCCAATGAGG GTGCTATTTATGATATCCATTGAACCAGCTCCAATGCTTGAGGATAAAGAGAAATG GTCTCTTGTATTCCATGATTTTGTTGCCAAGTGCCTTACAAAAGACCCACGACTTCGTCCAACTGCCTCAGAGATGCTAAAG CATAAATTCATCGAAAAATCCAAAGCTGGAGCTTCTGTGATGATGCCGAAGATTGAGAAAGCAAAGCAAGTTCGGGCATCAATGGCCTTGGAAGCGGAAaagattgcttcagagactcCTTCACAACGAGACGAT GTCATGGGAGGTCCAAAAGTGAATGATGAATTTGGGGATACCGTTCCCTCTAAGCCTAAAAATGATGATGCACCTTCTACAAGCTTGGAGCCTGTTGGAGAAG GTGATTTTGGGACTATGATAGTCCGAGATGGAACTGATGTGGATAAGACAGCTAGTCACATCAGAAATACAGAAGCATCATCTACTCTCCAGCGTGCTGGAAGTCCTTCCATTCCCACCGTTGCTGGCAAATCAAATGTTCCCTG GTTGCTCAATGATGTTGATGTCAGTTCACCTGTTGGAATGTCCCAGCTACAGAACATGCAAGTGTCTTCTCCTGGAACCTTTCCTTCTCCTGATCCGGGCCTAAAGGGAAGTACTACATCTCAAGCAACTGTTAGTAGTGGTGGCTATAATACTGGAACCTTAAAAAGCGAAACTGTCAGTCGGAAAGCATTGGACAAG CTTTGGTCCATATACTCGGCTGGTAACACGGTGCCAATTCCATTTTTAAGAGCTACTGACATATCACCAATAGCACTCTTGTCTGATGATGTGCTTGGGGACTGGCAAAGGGATAATAGTGGAAAGATTGCTGTAGAAGCAATGCAGGAACTATTCTCCGGTGATTCTCAATCCAAGAAGGGCCGAAGCAGACAAAATGAG GTTCCCCTTCCTCCAAGTGTGTACCAGAGACTAACCTCGAGTCCTACACTGATGAATCTTACTCAGGCCTTAGCGTATCATAAGAT GTGCTATGAAGAGATGCCTCTTCAGGAAATGCAAGCATCTCAGGAACAACAAACGATTCAGAATCTCTGTGATACACTCAGAACTATTTTACGACTGtaa